The Primulina eburnea isolate SZY01 chromosome 6, ASM2296580v1, whole genome shotgun sequence genome contains a region encoding:
- the LOC140834100 gene encoding 23 kDa jasmonate-induced protein-like has product MATNVFGNPVTDDTVRLLHPNIINITARDRAEVALQYMNADERATNVSRFVHNLKAAYGTGTSTLCMIFNATGGNLAFVLNHNWEGNVWQSPYPQIIQNGQWAGYLHVRGRLIGPSKAAIVYRGQDNDGAGRDWMLAWNTARMNYQNRVYAEIRAAGGFGSANWNTIDSSMERQTNNYSTTTLGGFASASIGSGSSPEFVGIMSLADLGPNFMAMASDVSVVSQSLDSKYVDDVDEAAAE; this is encoded by the exons ATGGCAACCAACGTGTTTGGGAATCCAGTGACGGACGACACAGTGAGGCTACTTCATCCGAATATCATTAACATCACCGCCCGAGACAGAGCAGAAGTGGCTTTGCAGTATATGAACGCAGACGAGAGAGCGACGAACGTGAGTCGGTTTGTGCACAACCTGAAGGCAGCTTACGGCACTGGAACGTCGACGCTTTGCATGATTTTCAATGCCACCGGAGGTAACCTAGCATTTGTTCTCAATCACAATTGGGAAGGTAATGTTTGGCAATCCCCTTACCCTCAAATCATTCAAAATGGGCAATGGGCTGGATATCTTCACGTCCGTGGTAGGCTCATCGGTCCTTCTAAAGCAGCCATTGTGTACAGAGGGCAGGACAACGATGGAGCCGGCCGTGATTGGATGCTGGCTTGGAACACAGCCCGCATGAATTATCAGAATCGC GTTTACGCTGAAATCCGTGCGGCCGGTGGCTTTGGTTCGGCGAACTGGAACACCATTGATAGTTCGATGGAAAGACAAACAAATAATTACTCTACCACAACGCTTGGAGGCTTCGCTAGTGCGTCGATTGGCTCAGGCAGTTCACCGGAATTTGTGGGAATAATGTCCTTGGCTGATTTGGGACCCAATTTTATGGCAATGGCCAGTGATGTTAGCGTAGTCTCGCAGTCGCTTGATTCCAAGTATGTGGATGATGTTGATGAAGCTGCTGCTGAATAA
- the LOC140834101 gene encoding uncharacterized protein isoform X2, protein MKPTFISLPILGLLVLLLLRVEATTHGPKPTPVYKDPTRSIKERIEDLMSQMTLKEKISQMAQIEITDLTAEIMRDHAIGSVLSGGGSTPRERATAKDWVDMVNNFQNGSLSSRLGVPMIYGIDAVHGHNNVYKATIFPHNVGLGCTRDPELVRRIGAATALEARATGIPYVFAPCIAVCRNPKWGRCYESYSEEHEIVEQMTDIINGLQGEIPPHAKKGVPYLGGKDKVLACAKHFVGDGGTVNGINENNTIIDWQGLLRLHMPGYYQSIIKGVSTIMVSFSSWNGVKMHANRNLITNFLKGTLRFRGFVISDWQGVDKLTFPIHANYSDSLLKAVNAGIDMVMVPYNYTEFTDILMSHVKNNRIPVSRIDDAVRRILRVKFTAGLFENPMADYSFVQYLGSQAHRDLAREAVRKSLVLLKNGQKGDGPVIPLPKTTSRILVAGTHANNLGLQCGGWTITWQGLNTTNLTAGSTILNGISSAVDPSTEIVYSENPDVDFVEENKFSYAIVVVGEPPYAETAGDNTNLTIPEPGLTTLKNVCGHAKCVVVLVSGRPLVIEPYLGSIDALVAAWLPGSEGQGVADVLFGDYGFTGKLARTWFKNVDQLPMNVGDENYDPLFGFGFGIETEPVGANK, encoded by the exons ATGAAGCCAACATTCATATCCCTCCCAATACTGGGACTCCttgtcctcctcctcctccgaGTCGAAGCCACGACCCATGGACCGAAACCGACCCCTGTGTACAAGGACCCGACGCGATCCATCAAGGAGAGGATAGAGGACCTGATGAGCCAGATGACTCTGAAGGAGAAAATCTCACAGATGGCCCAGATAGAGATCACAGATCTGACCGCGGAGATCATGCGAGATCACGCCATTGGAAGCGTCCTCAGCGGCGGAGGCAGCACCCCTCGGGAGCGAGCCACCGCGAAGGACTGGGTGGATATGGTGAATAACTTTCAAAACGGGTCGTTGTCGAGTAGGCTCGGGGTTCCCATGATCTATGGGATCGATGCTGTGCATGGACACAATAATGTATATAAAGCAACTATTTTCCCTCATAATGTGGGACTTGGTTGCACAAG AGATCCAGAGCTTGTTAGGAGAATTGGCGCAGCCACAGCCCTTGAAGCTAGAGCCACCGGAATTCCCTATGTCTTTGCTCCTTGTATAGCC GTATGTAGAAATCCAAAATGGGGCAGATGCTATGAGAGTTACAGTGAGGAGCACGAGATTGTGGAACAAATGACAGATATCATCAATGGTTTACAGGGAGAAATCCCTCCCCATGCAAAAAAGGGTGTCCCCTATCTCGGTGGCAA AGACAAGGTTTTGGCTTGTGCCAAGCACTTTGTCGGCGATGGAGGGACGGTTAATGGGATAAATGAGAACAATACAATCATTGATTGGCAAGGATTACTCAGACTTCACATGCCCGGATActatcaatccataatcaaGGGTGTTTCCACTATCATGGTCTCTTTCTCGAGTTGGAACGGAGTGAAAATGCACGCGAATCGCAATCTCATCACTAACTTCCTCAAGGGAACTCTTAGATTCAGG GGATTCGTGATCTCAGATTGGCAAGGAGTAGACAAGCTTACTTTTCCCATACATGCAAATTACTCAGACTCCCTTTTGAAAGCAGTAAATGCTGGCATTGACATG GTGATGGTTCCTTACAACTATACCGAGTTCACCGACATTTTGATGTCCCATGTGAAGAACAACCGGATCCCGGTGAGCAGgattgatgatgctgttagaagGATTCTGAGGGTTAAATTCACCGCGGGGCTTTTCGAGAACCCTATGGCTGATTATAGCTTTGTTCAGTATCTTGGGAGCCAG GCTCATAGGGATTTGGCAAGAGAGGCAGTAAGAAAATCACTGGTTCTCTTGAAAAATGGACAAAAGGGTGATGGCCCTGTAATTCCACTCCCTAAGACGACATCAAGAATCTTAGTTGCTGGAACCCATGCCAACAATCTTGGACTTCAATGTGGTGGCTGGACTATCACTTGGCAAGGACTTAACACCACCAATCTCACCGCAG GGTCCACCATACTAAACGGAATATCGTCAGCAGTAGATCCCAGTACTGAAATAGTGTACTCAGAAAACCCAGACGTCGATTTCGTCGAGGAAAACAAGTTCTCATATGCCATTGTTGTTGTGGGAGAGCCACCTTATGCAGAAACAGCTGGAGACAACACAAACCTAACCATTCCTGAACCAGGACTAACTACATTAAAGAATGTGTGTGGCCATGCCAAATGTGTTGTCGTTCTGGTCTCCGGTCGACCTTTGGTAATCGAGCCTTATCTTGGATCGATAGATGCTCTAGTGGCAGCATGGCTGCCCGGATCCGAGGGCCAGGGAGTGGCGGATGTGCTGTTTGGGGACTACGGCTTCACCGGAAAGTTGGCGAGGACTTGGTTCAAGAATGTGGATCAGCTTCCGATGAATGTTGGGGATGAGAATTATGATCCATTGTTTGGCTTTGGTTTTGGAATTGAGACAGAACCTGTTGGAGCAAATAAATAG
- the LOC140834101 gene encoding uncharacterized protein isoform X1, translating into MKPTFISLPILGLLVLLLLRVEATTHGPKPTPVYKDPTRSIKERIEDLMSQMTLKEKISQMAQIEITDLTAEIMRDHAIGSVLSGGGSTPRERATAKDWVDMVNNFQNGSLSSRLGVPMIYGIDAVHGHNNVYKATIFPHNVGLGCTRDPELVRRIGAATALEARATGIPYVFAPCIAVCRNPKWGRCYESYSEEHEIVEQMTDIINGLQGEIPPHAKKGVPYLGGKDKVLACAKHFVGDGGTVNGINENNTIIDWQGLLRLHMPGYYQSIIKGVSTIMVSFSSWNGVKMHANRNLITNFLKGTLRFRVCIVWDGLKDLFELFNRLVLILRCFGIYQGFVISDWQGVDKLTFPIHANYSDSLLKAVNAGIDMVMVPYNYTEFTDILMSHVKNNRIPVSRIDDAVRRILRVKFTAGLFENPMADYSFVQYLGSQAHRDLAREAVRKSLVLLKNGQKGDGPVIPLPKTTSRILVAGTHANNLGLQCGGWTITWQGLNTTNLTAGSTILNGISSAVDPSTEIVYSENPDVDFVEENKFSYAIVVVGEPPYAETAGDNTNLTIPEPGLTTLKNVCGHAKCVVVLVSGRPLVIEPYLGSIDALVAAWLPGSEGQGVADVLFGDYGFTGKLARTWFKNVDQLPMNVGDENYDPLFGFGFGIETEPVGANK; encoded by the exons ATGAAGCCAACATTCATATCCCTCCCAATACTGGGACTCCttgtcctcctcctcctccgaGTCGAAGCCACGACCCATGGACCGAAACCGACCCCTGTGTACAAGGACCCGACGCGATCCATCAAGGAGAGGATAGAGGACCTGATGAGCCAGATGACTCTGAAGGAGAAAATCTCACAGATGGCCCAGATAGAGATCACAGATCTGACCGCGGAGATCATGCGAGATCACGCCATTGGAAGCGTCCTCAGCGGCGGAGGCAGCACCCCTCGGGAGCGAGCCACCGCGAAGGACTGGGTGGATATGGTGAATAACTTTCAAAACGGGTCGTTGTCGAGTAGGCTCGGGGTTCCCATGATCTATGGGATCGATGCTGTGCATGGACACAATAATGTATATAAAGCAACTATTTTCCCTCATAATGTGGGACTTGGTTGCACAAG AGATCCAGAGCTTGTTAGGAGAATTGGCGCAGCCACAGCCCTTGAAGCTAGAGCCACCGGAATTCCCTATGTCTTTGCTCCTTGTATAGCC GTATGTAGAAATCCAAAATGGGGCAGATGCTATGAGAGTTACAGTGAGGAGCACGAGATTGTGGAACAAATGACAGATATCATCAATGGTTTACAGGGAGAAATCCCTCCCCATGCAAAAAAGGGTGTCCCCTATCTCGGTGGCAA AGACAAGGTTTTGGCTTGTGCCAAGCACTTTGTCGGCGATGGAGGGACGGTTAATGGGATAAATGAGAACAATACAATCATTGATTGGCAAGGATTACTCAGACTTCACATGCCCGGATActatcaatccataatcaaGGGTGTTTCCACTATCATGGTCTCTTTCTCGAGTTGGAACGGAGTGAAAATGCACGCGAATCGCAATCTCATCACTAACTTCCTCAAGGGAACTCTTAGATTCAGGGTATGTATAGTTTGGGATGGACTCAAGGATCTATTCGAATTGTTTAATCGTCTTGTGCTAATTTTGCGATGTTTTGGAATTTACCAGGGATTCGTGATCTCAGATTGGCAAGGAGTAGACAAGCTTACTTTTCCCATACATGCAAATTACTCAGACTCCCTTTTGAAAGCAGTAAATGCTGGCATTGACATG GTGATGGTTCCTTACAACTATACCGAGTTCACCGACATTTTGATGTCCCATGTGAAGAACAACCGGATCCCGGTGAGCAGgattgatgatgctgttagaagGATTCTGAGGGTTAAATTCACCGCGGGGCTTTTCGAGAACCCTATGGCTGATTATAGCTTTGTTCAGTATCTTGGGAGCCAG GCTCATAGGGATTTGGCAAGAGAGGCAGTAAGAAAATCACTGGTTCTCTTGAAAAATGGACAAAAGGGTGATGGCCCTGTAATTCCACTCCCTAAGACGACATCAAGAATCTTAGTTGCTGGAACCCATGCCAACAATCTTGGACTTCAATGTGGTGGCTGGACTATCACTTGGCAAGGACTTAACACCACCAATCTCACCGCAG GGTCCACCATACTAAACGGAATATCGTCAGCAGTAGATCCCAGTACTGAAATAGTGTACTCAGAAAACCCAGACGTCGATTTCGTCGAGGAAAACAAGTTCTCATATGCCATTGTTGTTGTGGGAGAGCCACCTTATGCAGAAACAGCTGGAGACAACACAAACCTAACCATTCCTGAACCAGGACTAACTACATTAAAGAATGTGTGTGGCCATGCCAAATGTGTTGTCGTTCTGGTCTCCGGTCGACCTTTGGTAATCGAGCCTTATCTTGGATCGATAGATGCTCTAGTGGCAGCATGGCTGCCCGGATCCGAGGGCCAGGGAGTGGCGGATGTGCTGTTTGGGGACTACGGCTTCACCGGAAAGTTGGCGAGGACTTGGTTCAAGAATGTGGATCAGCTTCCGATGAATGTTGGGGATGAGAATTATGATCCATTGTTTGGCTTTGGTTTTGGAATTGAGACAGAACCTGTTGGAGCAAATAAATAG